The Kineothrix sp. IPX-CK genomic interval ACATCCTCTTCTATGGTCTCGGCGAGCCTCACTATCTCCACCGAATCTCCCATCGTAAAAAGAATGGCTTCTATAATCGCTTGCGCACTTTGTCTCTCCAATGTTCATCCCTGTCTTTCACAATTTCCCTTATATCGTATAACGCTGCCTTCATTTTTATGTATTACATGGCCTCTGCCAACAGCTTGGACGTAATAACGATATCGTCGCATATATCCTGCTGCTCAATGTCAATCTGTCCCAGTTTCATCATTTCCAGTATGACCAGAAAGGTCACTATGATTTCCATCTTGCTCCCTTGCTTCTCCAAAAGCTGTCTGAATCCGAAGCGCTTATGGTTTTTCACGTATTCGATCACATATCCGGTTTTAATATCCATATCGATCTCATCTTTTTCGATTTTCCCGAAGGTACTTCTGACAGGATCAATCTTATCCTCCTGCCGCTTTATCATAAACCGAAAAATCTCGTGCAGCTTATTCAAATTGACATCTGCAAGGAGCGACTCATAGTCCACCGGCTGTCTGTAGTCCGCCACTTCCCTGGGCAGATGCTGCTGTCTGTAAAGCGCACGCTGGGCGTCCATCTGTCTGTCCTTCAATTCGAAGGACATATATTTATACATCTTATATTCTAACAGCTTCTGGACCAGCTCCTCACGGGGGTCCTCCTCCTCGCCTTCCTCGTTGATTTCCTTAGGCAGGAGCATCCTGCACTTAATGTCTATCAAAGTCGCAGCCATAACGAGGAATTCGCTCATTATGTTCATATCCTCGGTTTCCATATTCTTGATATAATCCAAATACTGGGCTGTTATCTCCACAATGGGTATATCGTATATGTCCACCTTATTCTTATCAATTAAATGCAAAAGCAGGTCCAGAGGACCTTCAAATACTTGCAGCTTAACCGGAATTGCCATATTCCACCCCAACCTTATAAATCATGGTTACTGTGTAAACAGTAACAAATCTTGTCCGTTCAAAAACCGTATTTATAATTCTACATAAAAATTCCAATAATTTCAAGCATAATCATTTCTTGAGTTTTCGTAGTTTTATCCACAAACCCCTTGTTTCACTAGTAATGCAATGAACAACTTTCAGAAAATGCCCAAAATATAAGGAATCACCAGTCCTTTTGTAGTAGAATTAAGTTGCGAAACAAAATCTACACTAAACAATAAAGAAAGGGATTCCTCATGCTTAATTCTACTACAAAAACCTACACTTTGAAACGTGAAATTTTATCTTTTTCAAACAAAATATCCCGTAAGCTTTCCAAACCGGACAAAAAGTTTACTTCGGACATGACCTATGGCATGTTAGCTTCTGGTAGTTGTCTTCTGACTGATATTGCAGATCAACTTCACGAAGACTCTAAAAAGGTCAACAGTGTTGAGCGCCTTACCAGACATTTAAATAAAGGGACTTCCAAACAAGCCTTACTTTCTTATCTTCAAACTGTTCGTAAATGGGTGCCCGATGATCCGGTAATCCATATCGATGACAGTGACGTCATCAAGCCTGACGGATATAAGTTTGAGGCTCTTGGTATGGTAAGGGATGGTTCCAAAAGTACTAAAACAAAAAATGTCTACGAGAAAGGCTACCATGTAACAGAGGCCTGTGTCATGACAAAAGACAATCATCCTGTCAGCATTTACTCCAAAATCCATTCTTCAAAAGAAAAGACCTTCACCTCTGTCAATAGCGTTACCTTCGATGCCATGGAGCGTGGAAAAGCAATGTTTGGAAAAGCTACTTTTGTTATGGACCGGGGCTATGATGATAATAAGATGTTCCTTAAGCTTGATGAATTAAAACAGGACTATGTGATTCGGCTTACTGCTAAAAGAAAGCTCCTTTTCCATAACAAATGGGTAGCTGCCACAGAACTTCGAAATCGTCGGAAAGGTAAAATCACGACACCTGTATTCTATAAAGGTAAAAAACGGGAGGCTTATCTATCCCATGTGAAGGTTCAGATCACCGCATCCAGAAAAGACATTTTTCTGGTTCTTGTCTATGGCATCACAGAGTATCCGATGATGCTCGCAACGAACAAAGAATTAAAATCCAGAGATGATGTAATCCGGATTGCAAGACTTTATTTCTCCCGCTGGCGCATCGAGGAATATTTCCGCTGCAAGAAACAGGTCTTCCAGTTCGAAAACTTCCGAGTTCGGAAACTGAAAGCAATCAATGCTCTAAATTTTTACATTACCATGTGTATGGCATTTCTTGCGCTGGTTTCAATGAAAGCAGAAACAAATGCCCTAAAAGTTTCAATCATACAGACAGCAGCTCCTATAAAGGAAAAAGTTCAATTCTGCTATTACCGATTAGCGAAAGGTATCTCTGGTATACTGTCGTATGCAAAAGAAGGTGTCAGGCTTTGGTTCAGAACAAAACGTCCTGCATACCGTCAACTTTGCTTTAAGCTGATCGCATAAATAGATAACATAATATTTCTCCCAAAGTCCGGTTCCCACGGGGCTTGTTTCGGTGACTCTATTCGAAGTATTGTCCTTTTATTTTTCAAAAAAAAGACAGATTGGTACTTTAGGAGAAGTTATATTTTTTAAAAATTACATTTTACGGAAACTCAAGTAATCATTTTATACCGCATGCCCGCCCGGCATGCCGCGTTACTGTTCACTCCGTTCGCAGTAACCATCCCACTCCTATCTTCGGCACAAATCGATGATAATAAGCTCTCCCGGATTAAATATCCTAATGGGAATCGTATGCATTCCAAGTCCCCTGCTCACCACCATTACGGAATCATCCTCCACGAACATACCGCCGTCATACTTAGGGAAAAAACGGACCATCGGAGAAATCACTCCTCCGAGCCATGGAAGTCTCATCACTCCGCCGTGCAAATGTCCTGCCACAGTAAGGTCCGCTCCCCATTTTACATATTCTTTAAAATAATCCGGGTTGTGGGCAATCAGAAGCCTAAAAGCCCTATCTTCCTTTTTTCCCAAAAGATTGTCAATATAACCTTCCTCCATGGTGCTTTGCTGAAACCGCTTATAGTATTTTTTCCCTATCTCCAACCCGAAAATTTCGATGTTGGTATCAGAAAGATAGACTTTGTCATTTTCCAAAAGGCGGACGCCGCACCTGATCAGCTTTTCCTTGTATTCCTCATACAAATCCCCGTAAGCCTCTTTATATGTCTTAATACGGTACTCATGATTCCCGTTCGCATAAAAAACAGGGTGTTTCGATGCCAGATATCTCAAAAGCTCTATCGGCTCCTCGTATTTCGTCTTCTTTTCAGCGGCCGTCACCATATCTCCGGCAATCAGAATAAAATCTGGCGAAGCCTCCTCCACCGCCTTTATCAAATCTTCATTCTTATGTCCGAAGCATTTATTATGCAGATCCGACAGTAAGACAATCCTGGTGTTTTTTAAGATTTTCTCTGAACGTATCACATATTCTCTCTTCACAAAACGAGTGCTGTCATAAATAATCGATATGACAAACGCCACGAGAAGCGCTATTTCAAGCACCCGTATAACAGTTGATCCCATCTCCGGCATCTTATTCCTCCATCCACCAGACCT includes:
- a CDS encoding transposase; translation: MKREILSFSNKISRKLSKPDKKFTSDMTYGMLASGSCLLTDIADQLHEDSKKVNSVERLTRHLNKGTSKQALLSYLQTVRKWVPDDPVIHIDDSDVIKPDGYKFEALGMVRDGSKSTKTKNVYEKGYHVTEACVMTKDNHPVSIYSKIHSSKEKTFTSVNSVTFDAMERGKAMFGKATFVMDRGYDDNKMFLKLDELKQDYVIRLTAKRKLLFHNKWVAATELRNRRKGKITTPVFYKGKKREAYLSHVKVQITASRKDIFLVLVYGITEYPMMLATNKELKSRDDVIRIARLYFSRWRIEEYFRCKKQVFQFENFRVRKLKAINALNFYITMCMAFLALVSMKAETNALKVSIIQTAAPIKEKVQFCYYRLAKGISGILSYAKEGVRLWFRTKRPAYRQLCFKLIA
- a CDS encoding segregation and condensation protein A, translating into MAIPVKLQVFEGPLDLLLHLIDKNKVDIYDIPIVEITAQYLDYIKNMETEDMNIMSEFLVMAATLIDIKCRMLLPKEINEEGEEEDPREELVQKLLEYKMYKYMSFELKDRQMDAQRALYRQQHLPREVADYRQPVDYESLLADVNLNKLHEIFRFMIKRQEDKIDPVRSTFGKIEKDEIDMDIKTGYVIEYVKNHKRFGFRQLLEKQGSKMEIIVTFLVILEMMKLGQIDIEQQDICDDIVITSKLLAEAM
- a CDS encoding metallophosphoesterase encodes the protein MPEMGSTVIRVLEIALLVAFVISIIYDSTRFVKREYVIRSEKILKNTRIVLLSDLHNKCFGHKNEDLIKAVEEASPDFILIAGDMVTAAEKKTKYEEPIELLRYLASKHPVFYANGNHEYRIKTYKEAYGDLYEEYKEKLIRCGVRLLENDKVYLSDTNIEIFGLEIGKKYYKRFQQSTMEEGYIDNLLGKKEDRAFRLLIAHNPDYFKEYVKWGADLTVAGHLHGGVMRLPWLGGVISPMVRFFPKYDGGMFVEDDSVMVVSRGLGMHTIPIRIFNPGELIIIDLCRR